One window of Microbacterium sp. 1S1 genomic DNA carries:
- a CDS encoding DUF998 domain-containing protein: MTDGMMSTLLQRVLRVLRQVRGPATSDAVFEATALIVGAAFLVTGFAVALPVFWGRELSISGSGSIGMFAAYGGAVTAALAFALGRLAVRPPRPDPTVARDGFAVPGDRLRWYDLAAIAFAHAAIAALGWLGVAELLERSFVDAPVFPFPGAILVAVAFALTGYVAFLSAVALTPMVLSLVLAVFLVVGAFAAMLASSDVHWWRDNLSALGMSSNSASVAFNLTLIIAGIMVTTISRYATAGLPVDDPVDRRGRTIVRGGLILMGIFLACVGIFPVDEFFLVHNTVATGMAVVFAVVVVGLPWFVRSVPRVFVGLGWAYVLVIVLLGAFFAVGYYNLTAVELIAAVLIFSWIIVFLRTVGSLGSPATHPDGLAVPRAESG, translated from the coding sequence GTGACGGACGGGATGATGTCGACGCTGCTGCAGCGGGTCCTTCGGGTGCTCCGGCAGGTGCGGGGGCCCGCCACCTCGGACGCGGTGTTCGAGGCGACGGCGCTGATCGTCGGCGCCGCCTTCCTCGTGACCGGGTTCGCCGTCGCCCTGCCGGTGTTCTGGGGGCGGGAGCTCTCCATCAGCGGCTCCGGCTCGATCGGCATGTTCGCCGCGTACGGCGGCGCGGTGACCGCCGCCCTCGCGTTCGCCCTGGGGCGGCTCGCCGTACGGCCTCCGCGGCCCGATCCCACCGTCGCGCGTGACGGATTCGCCGTGCCCGGCGACCGGCTCCGCTGGTACGACCTCGCCGCGATCGCCTTCGCCCACGCCGCGATCGCCGCTCTCGGCTGGCTCGGTGTCGCGGAACTGCTGGAGCGGAGTTTCGTGGACGCTCCGGTGTTCCCGTTCCCCGGGGCGATCCTCGTCGCCGTGGCGTTCGCGCTCACGGGCTACGTCGCGTTCCTCAGCGCCGTCGCGTTGACGCCGATGGTGCTGTCGCTGGTGCTGGCGGTGTTCCTCGTGGTCGGCGCGTTCGCCGCGATGCTGGCGTCGAGCGACGTGCACTGGTGGCGGGACAACCTGTCCGCGCTGGGCATGAGCAGCAACAGCGCCTCGGTCGCCTTCAACCTGACCCTCATCATCGCGGGGATCATGGTGACGACCATCTCGCGCTATGCGACCGCGGGGCTGCCCGTCGACGATCCCGTCGACCGTCGCGGCCGGACGATCGTGCGCGGCGGCCTGATCCTCATGGGCATCTTCCTCGCGTGCGTGGGCATCTTCCCGGTGGACGAGTTCTTCCTGGTGCACAACACCGTCGCGACCGGTATGGCCGTCGTGTTCGCGGTGGTGGTCGTCGGGTTGCCGTGGTTCGTCAGGAGCGTCCCGCGGGTGTTCGTCGGCCTCGGCTGGGCGTATGTGCTCGTCATCGTGCTGCTCGGCGCGTTCTTCGCCGTCGGCTACTACAACCTCACCGCGGTCGAGCTCATCGCGGCGGTGCTGATCTTCAGCTGGATCATCGTGTTCCTGCGCACCGTGGGGTCGCTCGGCAGCCCGGCGACCCACCCCGACGGCCTCGCCGTTCCGCGCGCTGAATCCGGCTGA
- a CDS encoding BadF/BadG/BcrA/BcrD ATPase family protein, giving the protein MSATTVTVDLGKSRCRLVVHGSTAEERAGIGAPGLAAAGGVDAALAAILPLLAGVEGIGTLGVGAAGAWFAPEAASALATALAARTGARVAVASDVVTAHAGALGGGAGVLLIAGTGAVALGVDDNGARLVDGWGPELGDFGSGSWLGREALRAVLRAHDGLARPTALTRAVAGPVGAPGTVQAWLAADGPLARRLATLAPLVLAAADDGDDVAVAIVEEAVRLLAATAAAASGATADVALHGGLTEHDGFRAALTRALEGRGRRVVPPEGDAMDGALLLTRRFDLPHERSVHRAE; this is encoded by the coding sequence ATGAGCGCGACGACCGTCACGGTCGATCTCGGTAAGTCCCGCTGCCGCCTCGTCGTGCACGGGTCGACCGCCGAGGAGCGCGCCGGCATCGGAGCGCCAGGACTCGCTGCGGCGGGCGGTGTGGACGCGGCGCTCGCCGCGATCCTGCCGCTGCTCGCCGGTGTCGAGGGCATCGGCACGCTCGGAGTGGGCGCGGCGGGAGCATGGTTCGCTCCGGAGGCCGCGTCGGCGCTGGCGACGGCGCTCGCGGCGCGGACGGGCGCCCGCGTGGCGGTCGCCTCGGACGTCGTCACCGCCCATGCCGGAGCCCTCGGCGGCGGAGCGGGCGTCCTGCTCATCGCCGGCACGGGAGCCGTGGCGCTCGGCGTCGACGACAACGGCGCCCGTCTCGTCGACGGCTGGGGACCGGAACTCGGCGACTTCGGCAGCGGTTCCTGGCTCGGTCGCGAAGCCCTCCGCGCTGTGCTCCGCGCCCACGACGGTCTCGCTCGACCGACGGCTCTCACCCGCGCGGTCGCCGGGCCCGTCGGAGCTCCCGGCACCGTGCAGGCCTGGCTCGCCGCCGACGGTCCGCTCGCCCGCCGCCTCGCGACCCTCGCGCCTCTCGTGCTCGCGGCCGCCGACGACGGCGACGACGTCGCCGTCGCGATCGTCGAGGAGGCCGTCCGTCTCCTCGCGGCGACCGCGGCCGCGGCCTCCGGGGCGACCGCCGACGTCGCGCTCCACGGCGGCCTCACCGAACACGACGGTTTCCGCGCCGCGCTCACCCGCGCCCTCGAGGGGCGCGGGCGCCGGGTCGTCCCCCCGGAGGGCGACGCCATGGACGGCGCGCTGCTGTTGACCCGCCGCTTCGATCTCCCCCATGAAAGGTCCGTGCACCGTGCCGAATGA
- a CDS encoding MurR/RpiR family transcriptional regulator → MSIQSTIEAAAATLPPSLARVATTVRENPSLVVDSTISELATECHTSVASVVRFCRAIGFSGYAPLRMALATELGKEAAQFSARGAFGSEISDEDTLEEAVSKLAGLELLAIEETVGNLDFAVLSATVAAIDRADRILLYGIGASQFVAEDLAHKLLRVGRNAHVLADPHEAIAAAVLPVGTTVAIGFSHAGSTIETVRFLEAAGATGATTVAVTSAKDSPLAQVADHALFTEVRESAFRAGAMVSRIAQLALVDCLFIGVAKQRYAETVDALQRTRQATHLLRD, encoded by the coding sequence GTGAGCATCCAGTCGACGATCGAAGCCGCCGCGGCGACTCTGCCCCCGTCGCTCGCGCGCGTGGCGACCACCGTCAGGGAGAATCCGAGCCTCGTTGTCGACAGCACCATCAGCGAGCTGGCGACCGAGTGCCACACGTCGGTCGCGTCCGTCGTCCGGTTCTGTCGCGCGATCGGCTTCAGCGGGTACGCCCCGCTGCGCATGGCCCTGGCCACGGAGCTCGGCAAGGAGGCGGCGCAGTTCTCCGCTCGCGGCGCCTTCGGCTCGGAGATCTCGGACGAGGACACGCTCGAGGAAGCAGTGTCCAAACTCGCCGGTCTGGAGCTCCTCGCGATCGAGGAGACGGTCGGGAACCTCGACTTCGCCGTGCTGTCCGCCACCGTCGCGGCGATCGACCGGGCCGACCGCATCCTCCTCTACGGCATCGGCGCGAGCCAGTTCGTCGCCGAGGACCTGGCGCACAAACTCCTCCGCGTCGGCCGCAACGCCCATGTTCTCGCCGATCCGCACGAGGCGATCGCCGCCGCGGTGCTCCCCGTCGGCACGACCGTCGCGATCGGCTTCTCGCACGCCGGGTCCACGATCGAGACCGTGCGCTTCCTCGAAGCCGCCGGAGCGACCGGAGCCACGACCGTCGCGGTCACATCCGCGAAGGACTCCCCGCTCGCCCAGGTCGCCGACCACGCTCTGTTCACGGAGGTGCGCGAGTCGGCGTTCCGCGCCGGCGCGATGGTGAGCAGGATCGCGCAGCTCGCCCTCGTCGACTGCCTGTTCATCGGGGTCGCCAAGCAGCGATACGCCGAGACGGTCGACGCGCTGCAGCGCACCCGCCAGGCGACGCACCTCCTGCGCGACTGA
- the murQ gene encoding N-acetylmuramic acid 6-phosphate etherase, with product MKGPCTVPNDARLTTLLAELSSLDTEASTTERGDLDLLSTTELVQRMNAEDRRVPEAVAGRTAEIAAAVDGITARFRRGGRLIYLGAGTAGRIGVLDASECPPTFGTDPSMVVGLIAGGETAIRSAVENAEDDDEAAATALRELELTERDTVVGISASGRTPYVVGGLRYARGVGALTVAIASNAGSAIGAEAEIAIEVVTGPEFISGSTRLKSGTAQKLVVNMLTTLSMIKLGKTYRGVMVDLLATNEKLHARSIRTVSQLAGVDVDAAAEALRAADGSVKLALLLLATGASAETATAALGAADGILRDAISALT from the coding sequence ATGAAAGGTCCGTGCACCGTGCCGAATGACGCCCGCCTCACCACCCTCCTCGCCGAACTCTCGAGTCTCGACACCGAGGCCTCGACGACCGAGCGGGGAGATCTCGATCTGCTCAGCACGACCGAGCTCGTGCAGCGCATGAACGCCGAGGATCGTCGCGTGCCCGAGGCCGTGGCGGGGCGGACGGCGGAGATCGCCGCGGCAGTGGACGGCATCACCGCGCGGTTCCGTCGCGGGGGCCGCCTCATCTACCTCGGCGCGGGAACGGCAGGGCGCATCGGCGTCCTCGATGCGAGCGAATGCCCGCCCACGTTCGGCACCGACCCGTCGATGGTCGTGGGACTCATCGCGGGCGGCGAGACGGCGATCCGTTCGGCGGTGGAGAACGCGGAGGACGACGACGAGGCCGCGGCCACGGCGCTGCGCGAGCTGGAGCTCACCGAACGGGATACCGTCGTCGGCATCTCGGCGTCCGGGCGCACGCCCTACGTCGTCGGCGGTCTGCGGTACGCCCGCGGCGTCGGCGCCCTCACCGTGGCGATCGCGTCGAACGCGGGGTCGGCGATCGGGGCGGAGGCCGAGATCGCGATCGAGGTGGTCACAGGGCCGGAGTTCATCTCGGGGTCGACGCGACTGAAGTCCGGCACGGCGCAGAAGCTCGTCGTCAACATGCTGACCACGCTCTCGATGATCAAGCTGGGCAAGACGTACCGCGGGGTGATGGTCGATCTTCTCGCGACGAACGAGAAGCTGCACGCCCGCTCGATCCGTACGGTGTCGCAACTCGCGGGGGTGGACGTCGACGCGGCGGCCGAAGCCCTGCGGGCCGCGGACGGCTCCGTGAAGCTCGCCCTGCTCCTGCTCGCGACCGGTGCCTCCGCCGAGACGGCGACGGCGGCGCTGGGCGCCGCCGACGGCATCCTCCGCGACGCCATCTCCGCCCTCACCTGA